The following are encoded together in the Pseudomonas xantholysinigenes genome:
- a CDS encoding antimicrobial resistance protein Mig-14: MLNSIQAWRERGWQVIDAAAYREAWQRFGGSVATHPLVIEQLAELAQIPVRYLGWTQGGELKAALPAWGRHLALSKDVLKRHGKKGLFDLGNAEIILPAADDAAAPLRHAGRYLSALNQGRFTGLKAQPEQLAMARPHEDLSKKFRYNQRRELRLLEEAGGLVRPISDFSAAEIAAMYCDLFQRRWGFPATGAARMAEVVERLRELLIGSVLFLDGAPIAIQLVYRVESTQWISVEYVNGGVDPETKAFSPGSVLSFLNTQAAWEDANARGKALRFSFGRADREYKDRWCNPVPVFQS, from the coding sequence ATGCTCAACTCTATTCAAGCCTGGCGTGAGCGCGGTTGGCAGGTGATCGACGCCGCGGCCTACCGCGAGGCGTGGCAGCGCTTCGGCGGCAGTGTCGCCACGCACCCGTTGGTGATCGAGCAACTGGCTGAACTGGCGCAGATTCCCGTGCGCTATCTGGGCTGGACCCAGGGTGGCGAGCTCAAGGCCGCGCTGCCGGCCTGGGGGCGTCATCTGGCGCTGTCCAAGGATGTGCTCAAGCGCCATGGCAAGAAAGGCCTGTTCGACCTGGGCAATGCCGAGATCATCTTGCCGGCCGCCGATGATGCCGCAGCACCCCTGCGTCACGCCGGGCGCTACCTGTCGGCGTTGAACCAGGGTCGTTTCACTGGCCTGAAGGCGCAACCCGAGCAGTTGGCCATGGCCCGCCCGCACGAGGACTTGTCGAAGAAGTTTCGCTATAACCAGCGACGCGAACTGCGCCTGCTGGAAGAAGCCGGCGGCCTGGTGCGACCGATCAGTGACTTCAGCGCCGCCGAGATCGCCGCCATGTACTGCGATCTGTTCCAGCGTCGCTGGGGGTTCCCGGCCACGGGGGCAGCGCGCATGGCTGAGGTGGTCGAGCGCTTGCGTGAGTTGTTGATTGGCTCGGTACTGTTCCTGGACGGCGCGCCGATCGCCATCCAACTGGTGTACCGCGTCGAGTCCACGCAGTGGATCAGCGTCGAGTACGTCAACGGCGGAGTCGACCCTGAAACCAAGGCGTTCAGCCCCGGCAGCGTATTGAGCTTCCTCAATACCCAGGCGGCCTGGGAAGATGCCAACGCTCGCGGCAAGGCACTACGTTTCTCCT
- a CDS encoding glycosyltransferase, whose translation MTNRSEPRILQFCHGYDGPFLDCARQYASLFQGHGYKVTTVFLTGAADAQVAAGCASDEVLFLEFSSKAVRGLKLGAIAALRKIAAQRQFSFCIAHRFKPIYVALLGTGLPVIGVHHAFGDYQRKGRRLFANLFRKRLSLLGVSDAVRDDMRRCLAQWPAERIQTLYNRIDVEALQASLVPRAEARRALGLDEQAWVVGNVGRLHPDKDQATLLRGFAQALPGLPAGARLAILGKGRLESKLKALAEELGIAGQVDFLGQVADARRYFQAFDVFALSSDHEPFGMVLLEAMVAGVPLLATACGGAREVVEGVGVLFPLGDATQLAQGLQHMAGLDASQREACAQHMLQRLHQRFSDQAVRDAFWELAQVRALVAEA comes from the coding sequence ATGACCAACCGATCTGAACCGCGCATCCTGCAGTTCTGCCATGGTTATGACGGGCCGTTCCTGGACTGTGCCCGTCAGTACGCGAGCCTGTTCCAGGGCCACGGCTACAAAGTCACCACGGTATTTCTCACCGGGGCCGCCGACGCACAGGTTGCCGCCGGTTGCGCCTCGGACGAGGTGCTGTTCCTGGAGTTCAGCTCCAAGGCCGTGCGCGGCCTGAAGCTGGGCGCCATCGCCGCGCTGCGCAAGATTGCCGCGCAGCGCCAGTTCAGTTTCTGCATCGCCCACCGGTTCAAGCCGATCTATGTTGCCCTGCTGGGCACCGGCCTGCCGGTGATCGGTGTGCACCATGCCTTCGGCGACTACCAACGCAAGGGCCGGCGGCTGTTCGCCAACCTGTTTCGCAAGCGTTTGAGCCTGCTGGGGGTGTCGGACGCGGTACGCGACGATATGCGTCGTTGCCTGGCGCAATGGCCGGCAGAGCGTATCCAGACCCTGTACAACCGCATCGATGTCGAAGCCTTGCAGGCCAGCCTGGTCCCGCGCGCCGAAGCGCGCCGTGCCCTGGGCCTGGATGAGCAGGCCTGGGTGGTCGGCAACGTCGGGCGCCTGCACCCGGACAAGGACCAGGCCACACTGCTGCGCGGATTCGCCCAGGCCTTGCCGGGGTTGCCGGCAGGTGCGCGCCTGGCGATCCTCGGCAAAGGCCGTCTCGAATCGAAGCTCAAGGCCCTGGCCGAGGAGCTGGGTATCGCTGGCCAAGTGGATTTCCTCGGCCAGGTGGCGGATGCGCGGCGTTATTTCCAGGCGTTCGACGTGTTCGCCCTGAGCTCCGACCATGAACCGTTCGGCATGGTCCTGCTCGAAGCCATGGTCGCCGGCGTGCCGCTGCTGGCCACCGCCTGTGGCGGCGCTCGCGAAGTGGTCGAGGGCGTGGGCGTGCTGTTCCCGCTGGGCGATGCCACGCAACTGGCCCAGGGCCTGCAGCACATGGCCGGGCTGGATGCGTCGCAGCGCGAGGCCTGCGCCCAGCACATGCTGCAGCGTCTGCACCAGCGTTTCAGCGACCAGGCGGTGCGTGATGCCTTCTGGGAGCTGGCGCAAGTACGTGCGCTGGTCGCGGAGGCTTGA
- a CDS encoding carbamoyltransferase family protein, giving the protein MALTILGLSGALSHDPSAALYIDGKLIAAAEEERFVRDKHAKNRMPYESAKFCLEQAGIKPSDVDVVAIPFAPISLFGKARWHYAKRYWYAPDRALDALLMGNRRYKRYRKKIVWCLEQLGFDPKKIKIEPVEHHLAHASSAYHCSGFKEKTAILGIDGKGEYATTFFGYGENGKIHKLKEFYDPDSLGGLYGAITEFLGFEMLDGEFKVMGMAPYGDASKYDFSRLASFENGELVINTEYANVIGLRRYKEKGKGFYFSPKLIEWLGPKREGDIADEPYIHYAASMQALFEKLALQMIDHYLGDTLKETGKLAFAGGCALNVKLNQKIIARDDVKELFVQPASGDAGTAVGAAAYVSHARGVPVEKMEHVYLGPSYSNEDVIAACARHPNAPKWRKLDDMPQRIAKIMVDGNPVAWFQGRMEFGPRALGGRSIIGCPSVPGVADRINEQIKFRERWRPFCPSMLDTVAPQMIKVDHPAPFMTFTFEVAEEWKTRVPEVVHEDGTSRAQVLKREYNPRYYDMMKALEYLTGNGVSLNTSLNRRGEPMICSPTDALNMFFGSDLQYLIMEDILVVKDGAALYDQPI; this is encoded by the coding sequence TTGGCACTGACGATTCTTGGCCTGTCCGGCGCCCTTAGCCATGACCCTTCCGCGGCCCTGTACATCGACGGCAAGCTGATTGCCGCCGCCGAAGAAGAGCGCTTCGTGCGTGACAAGCATGCGAAGAACCGCATGCCCTACGAGTCGGCGAAGTTCTGTCTGGAACAGGCCGGCATCAAGCCGTCCGACGTCGATGTGGTCGCCATTCCGTTCGCCCCGATCAGCCTGTTCGGCAAGGCCCGCTGGCACTACGCCAAGCGCTACTGGTACGCCCCGGACCGCGCCCTCGACGCGCTGCTGATGGGCAACCGCCGCTACAAGCGCTACCGCAAGAAGATCGTCTGGTGCCTGGAGCAACTGGGCTTCGATCCGAAGAAGATCAAGATCGAGCCGGTCGAGCACCACCTGGCCCACGCCTCCAGCGCCTACCACTGCTCGGGCTTCAAAGAGAAGACCGCGATCCTTGGTATCGACGGCAAGGGCGAGTACGCCACCACCTTCTTCGGCTATGGCGAAAACGGCAAGATCCACAAGCTCAAGGAATTCTACGACCCGGACTCGCTGGGCGGCCTGTATGGCGCGATCACCGAGTTCCTCGGCTTCGAGATGCTCGACGGCGAGTTCAAGGTCATGGGCATGGCGCCGTACGGCGATGCCAGCAAGTACGATTTCTCGCGCCTGGCCAGCTTCGAAAACGGCGAACTGGTGATCAACACCGAGTACGCCAACGTCATCGGCCTGCGTCGCTATAAAGAAAAGGGCAAGGGTTTCTACTTCTCGCCAAAACTGATCGAGTGGCTGGGTCCGAAGCGCGAAGGCGACATCGCCGACGAGCCGTACATTCACTACGCGGCGAGCATGCAGGCGTTGTTCGAGAAGCTCGCCCTGCAGATGATCGACCACTACCTGGGCGACACGCTGAAAGAAACCGGCAAGTTGGCCTTCGCCGGCGGCTGCGCACTGAACGTCAAGCTGAACCAGAAGATCATCGCCCGTGACGATGTGAAAGAACTGTTCGTGCAGCCGGCCTCCGGCGACGCCGGTACCGCCGTTGGCGCCGCGGCCTATGTCTCCCACGCCCGTGGCGTGCCGGTCGAGAAGATGGAACACGTCTACCTCGGCCCGTCGTACTCCAACGAGGACGTGATCGCCGCCTGCGCCCGTCACCCGAACGCGCCGAAATGGCGCAAGCTCGACGACATGCCGCAGCGCATCGCCAAGATCATGGTCGACGGCAACCCGGTGGCCTGGTTCCAGGGCCGCATGGAGTTCGGTCCGCGCGCGCTGGGCGGTCGTTCGATCATCGGCTGCCCGAGCGTGCCGGGCGTGGCCGACCGCATCAACGAACAGATCAAGTTCCGCGAGCGCTGGAGGCCTTTCTGCCCGTCGATGCTCGACACTGTCGCCCCGCAGATGATCAAGGTCGATCATCCGGCGCCGTTCATGACCTTCACCTTCGAAGTGGCTGAAGAGTGGAAGACCCGTGTACCGGAAGTGGTCCACGAGGACGGTACGTCCCGTGCCCAGGTGCTCAAGCGCGAGTACAACCCGCGCTACTACGACATGATGAAGGCCCTCGAGTACCTGACCGGCAACGGTGTGTCGCTGAACACCTCGCTCAACCGCCGTGGCGAACCCATGATCTGCTCGCCGACCGATGCCCTGAACATGTTCTTCGGCTCGGACCTGCAGTACCTGATCATGGAAGACATCCTGGTGGTCAAGGACGGCGCCGCGCTTTATGACCAACCGATCTGA
- a CDS encoding 23S rRNA (adenine(2030)-N(6))-methyltransferase RlmJ, with translation MNYRHAFHAGNHADVLKHIVLTRLIALMSRKEQPFAYIDTHAGLGLYDLQGDQASRTGEYLEGVARLWNRDDLPEVTADYLRIIKRLNQDGELRYYPGSPELARRLMRQQDRALLNEKHPEDGALLKENMKKDPRVTVHLGEGWHIPRALLPVQEKRAIMLIDPPFEQADELKRCTVAMKEAIGRMRQTVAAIWYPIKDQRSLTRFYQDLTSTGAPKLLRVELYVHHQDSPQGLNGSGLAIANPPWGLEDELKTLLPWLAKELAQTAGSFRMDWLIAE, from the coding sequence ATGAACTATCGTCACGCCTTCCACGCCGGCAACCACGCCGACGTCCTCAAGCACATCGTGCTCACCCGCCTCATCGCCCTGATGTCGCGCAAGGAGCAGCCGTTCGCCTACATCGATACCCACGCCGGCCTGGGTCTCTACGACCTGCAGGGCGACCAGGCGAGCCGTACCGGTGAATACCTCGAAGGTGTCGCCCGCTTGTGGAACCGCGACGACCTGCCGGAAGTGACCGCCGACTACCTGCGCATCATCAAGCGCCTGAACCAGGATGGTGAGCTGCGTTACTACCCCGGCTCGCCCGAGTTGGCGCGTCGCCTGATGCGCCAGCAGGACCGCGCCCTGCTCAACGAGAAGCACCCTGAAGACGGGGCGCTGCTCAAAGAGAACATGAAGAAGGACCCACGGGTCACCGTTCATCTGGGCGAAGGCTGGCACATCCCGCGGGCGCTGCTGCCGGTGCAGGAAAAGCGCGCGATCATGCTGATCGACCCGCCATTCGAGCAGGCCGACGAGCTCAAGCGCTGCACCGTGGCGATGAAAGAGGCGATCGGTCGCATGCGCCAGACCGTCGCGGCCATCTGGTACCCGATCAAGGACCAGCGCTCGCTGACCCGCTTCTACCAGGACCTGACCAGCACCGGCGCGCCCAAGTTGCTGCGGGTCGAGCTGTACGTGCACCACCAGGACAGCCCGCAGGGGCTGAACGGCTCGGGCCTGGCCATCGCCAACCCGCCATGGGGCCTGGAGGACGAGCTCAAGACCTTGCTGCCGTGGCTGGCCAAGGAGCTGGCGCAGACCGCCGGCAGCTTCCGCATGGATTGGCTGATCGCCGAATAA
- the putP gene encoding sodium/proline symporter PutP translates to MGNPLTITFVVYIAAMVLIGFAAYRSTKNLSDYILGGRSLGSVVTALSAGASDMSGWLLMGLPGAIYFAGLSEAWIAIGLTVGAYLNWLFVAGRLRVQTEHNGDALTLPDYFSSRFEDQTGLLRIISAIVILVFFTIYCASGIVAGARLFESTFGMSYETALWAGAAATIAYTFVGGFLAVSWTDTVQASLMIFALILTPIIVLISTGGFDTTFLAIEAVNPAHFDMFKGATFIGIISLMGWGLGYFGQPHILARFMAADSVKSIAKARRISMTWMILCLGGTCAVGFFGIAYFSAHPDLAGPVTENHERVFIELAKILFNPWIAGVLLSAILAAVMSTLSCQLLVCSSALTEDFYKSFLRKNASQTELVWVGRLMVLAVALIAIAMAANPENRVLGLVAYAWAGFGAAFGPVVLISVLWKGMTRNGALAGIVVGALTVILWKNYVGLGLYEIIPGFLFASIAIFVVSKLGKPSGSMVSRFESADAAYHADK, encoded by the coding sequence ATGGGCAATCCACTAACGATCACCTTCGTGGTCTACATTGCGGCAATGGTGCTGATCGGCTTCGCCGCCTATCGCTCCACCAAGAACCTTTCCGACTATATTCTCGGCGGCCGTAGCCTCGGCAGCGTGGTCACCGCGCTTTCCGCCGGCGCATCGGACATGAGCGGCTGGCTGTTGATGGGCCTGCCGGGCGCCATCTACTTCGCGGGCCTTTCCGAGGCCTGGATCGCCATCGGCCTGACCGTCGGCGCCTACCTGAACTGGCTGTTCGTCGCCGGCCGTCTGCGTGTGCAGACCGAGCACAACGGTGACGCCCTGACCCTGCCGGACTACTTCTCCAGCCGCTTCGAAGACCAGACCGGCCTGCTGCGGATCATCTCGGCGATCGTCATCCTGGTGTTCTTCACCATCTACTGCGCCTCCGGCATCGTTGCTGGCGCCCGCCTGTTCGAAAGCACCTTCGGCATGTCCTACGAGACTGCCCTGTGGGCCGGTGCCGCCGCGACCATCGCCTACACCTTCGTCGGTGGCTTCCTGGCGGTGAGCTGGACCGACACCGTGCAGGCTTCGCTGATGATCTTCGCGCTGATCCTCACCCCGATCATCGTGCTGATCTCCACCGGTGGCTTCGACACCACCTTCCTGGCGATCGAGGCGGTGAACCCGGCGCACTTCGACATGTTCAAGGGCGCGACCTTCATCGGCATCATCTCGCTGATGGGTTGGGGTCTGGGCTACTTCGGCCAGCCGCACATCCTGGCGCGCTTTATGGCCGCCGACTCGGTCAAGTCGATCGCCAAGGCTCGGCGCATCTCCATGACCTGGATGATCCTGTGCCTGGGCGGTACCTGTGCCGTCGGCTTCTTCGGCATCGCCTACTTCTCGGCGCACCCTGACCTGGCGGGCCCGGTCACCGAGAACCATGAGCGCGTGTTCATCGAGCTGGCCAAGATCCTGTTCAACCCATGGATCGCCGGTGTGCTGCTGTCGGCCATCCTGGCCGCGGTGATGAGCACCCTGAGCTGCCAGCTGCTGGTGTGCTCCAGCGCCCTGACCGAAGACTTCTACAAGTCGTTCCTGCGCAAGAACGCTTCGCAGACCGAGCTGGTCTGGGTCGGTCGCCTGATGGTCCTGGCCGTTGCCTTGATCGCCATCGCCATGGCCGCCAACCCCGAAAACCGCGTGCTGGGCCTGGTGGCCTACGCCTGGGCCGGCTTCGGTGCCGCCTTCGGTCCGGTGGTGCTGATTTCGGTGCTGTGGAAGGGCATGACCCGCAACGGCGCCCTGGCCGGTATCGTGGTTGGCGCGCTGACCGTGATCCTGTGGAAGAACTACGTGGGCCTGGGCCTGTACGAGATCATCCCGGGCTTCCTGTTCGCCAGCATCGCCATCTTCGTGGTGAGCAAGTTGGGCAAGCCGTCCGGCAGCATGGTTTCGCGTTTTGAAAGCGCTGATGCGGCATACCACGCCGACAAGTAA